caatgcggggcttgatcccaggaccccgagatcatgacctgagccgaaggcagaggctttaacccactgagccacccaggcacccgccaCAGAATTGTCTTAACCAGGAGGGTTGACATGACCAGACTGGAGCTTGAGGAAGATTACTGTGACTCCCCAGTTTGGGACCACATGGCCACACCCTGCCCTTTGGTAGATATTACGCGTCCCTACTGTGAATGTCCCTACTGTGAATGGCCTACGTGTCCCTACGGTGAATGGCCCTGGGCCAAGGGTAGGAGACCAGGCTGCCTGTCGTTCGGAGCTTTGCCTGTGAAATCTGCCAGCCCCGGCCCCGAGCTCAGCTCTCAGGCCCGTGAGCCGCCTGACCTGGGGCAAGTCATTTACGTTCTCCACCTGCTCGTCTGCAAAACGGAACCACTAAAATCTACCATCGTGGTGTCGTCGCAAGTAATGGAGGCAATAATGCTTTTCAGAGTGCTTAACACAGGGCCTGGACCTTCGTAAGGGCTCGGTAAAGTCGGCTCACCTGTTCACTTAACAAATTCGtatggagcacctactgtgtgcacgGAGCTAAGGAAGTGGTGGAGAAGAAGTGACGTTCCCGGAGCTTATAGTCTAGAGGGAAATACAAGTTAGAGACAAATAAATGTAAGATAATTTCAGAGAATGACAAGGGTCACAAATTAAAAATCGAGtaagggggagaagaaagacGGAGGGGGGCAAATACAGATAAAGGAGTCAGGGAGGGCCTCTTGGCAGAGGGGACATTTCACTGGAGCTCTGAATGAGTGATGAGTAGGAGCCAGCCAAGGAAAGATCCAGAGTAAACATCTTCCTCACACAAGAAATAGCTAGTGCACAGGCCCTAGGAGGGGAAGGAACTTGTCATCATCCAAGAGTCACAAGACCAGTGGGGCTGGAACAGAGTTGGCGAGGGAGAAAGGACTGCCACTGAGAATCACAATCCTGACTGTGTCCTTTTGTGCCCTTTCTTGAGCCTGCCACCCACACCTAGATTAAGGAATCTGACATCTCCAGGGGTCCCCTTCGTTAGGTGACTCGTTGATCTCCCCATCGACAATTTACTGGAGAAGCATTTCAGCGTATACTCTGATGGGTGCTGTCAGGTCCCACCCCTTTCCAAGAACGCGCATTCTCTAGGAAAATGAGACTAAGATATACAAGACACGAGCTGAAGAGGGGACAGTTGATTATCATTGGGTGTTCATGGTGCTTAGAAGAGAACAGTAAGAGGATAACAGGGGAGCAACCAAGGAAGACTTCCAGGAGGAGGGGAGACCAGGCTGGGCCTTGAAGAATGGATGCAttgggcagggagagaagggctAAGAGAACAGCGAAGGGAAAGTCTGGAAGGTGGGTGGAGGCGCCAACCCAGACACAGTCCGCAGGGACTCTGGGCCATGGGGTCCCGGCGAACAGTGTGCTCAGTGAACTGTGCCACCCCACCCCGTCCTGATAGATGGAGTACTTCGGCACCATCGGCATCGGCACCCCCCCTCAGGAGTTCACTGTGATCTTTGACACCGGCTCCTCCAACCTCTGGGTGCCCTCCGTCTACTGCTCCAGTCCTGCGTGCTGTGAGTTCatggcccctccccacctgggCTTCCCGGCACCAACCCGTCGGGGAGCCCAGGACACCCAGGGCTGCAAATAGGTCCATTTtcaagctggggggtgggggggtgggtgtcaATCAGGGATTCACGCCACAGGCATtaactgagcacctattatgtgccaagcactgggctTAGGTGCCCAAAGATTGAGGGGTGAATCACATATGGTCTCTGCCCTCGGGGACGTCAGCCCACTGGCGAGAGAAGCGTGAAGGTGCTTAGCACCATGGGTGGCCATGAGGCTGCTCTGCTCAGGGGAGCAATCAGGAAGACTTCCAGGAGGAGGGGAGACCAGGGTGTCCTTGGGGACCTCCCATCCGGGACAGGGTCCCGACTGGCCCAACTAGACAGAAGCGGAAACTGGGATTCTTAGGCTCTAAAGTTCAGGGGAGAGGTTACTTTTCTCCTCCAAAGCCCACCCAGAAACAAGGCACCCACTCTAGGAAGACCCTCTCAGCCCATGACTCTTGTTCTGCTTTTTGAGTTTGACGTAATTACTTCTCGCTCTGGCAGCCAACCACAAGCGCTTCAACCCTCAGAAGTCCTCCACCTACGAGGGCACCAGCCAGACAGTCTCCATCGCCTACGGCACCGGCAGCATGACAGGCATCCTGGGCTACGACACCGTCCAGGTGAGCACCTGACAGCTGGCCACCCACCCAACCCTGAAGCCatcttcccaggaccctggggagcACAGTGCACCACCCCCAGAGCAAGCTTATTCAAGCAATGTGGGTCTCAGTGACCACAAAAGTAACCTGAGAAGGATGCAGGAAGCGAACATGGCAAAGATGTCACTGACATTTCTAGGTGTGGTGGTGGGTTAAGGCCAGGAGCCATTAGCCAACCTCCGCACCCACAAGTTGAATGCTAGGCAGGGGACAGGAGCAGACGGCAAAAAGGCTCAGTTCTCCTTCAGCACATCCTCCCCCCTTTCCATACCCCCTTctgcagccctccccacccccccaggagAACTCCACaagcccctccaccccaccccccgtggGGTGATGCTGGGGTCAGGGGCTCTGACTCGCCCGAGGTCTGCTTTGCATCCAGTcatcagaaacacacacacacacattgtgacCATCTGCTCAGCCCCAaattctcactctctgtctccaaCCGAGGCCATCTGGAGATCAGTAACAAGCATTCCTGGAGCCagtccttcccccttccttccagcCCACTGCCCGGGGAGCAGAGTCCTACTCGAAATGAAGCGGGGATGCTCTGGGCCCACGGCTGGCGCCCCACTGTGCTCCATCAACACGTGCTGATGGAGAGCATCTTGGTTTCCCCCAATTCAGGTTGGAGGCATCTCAGACACCAACCAGATCTTTGGTCTGAGCGAGACTGAGCCCGGCTCCTTCCTGTACTACGCTCCCTTCGACGGCATCCTGGGTCTGGCCTATCCCCAGATTTCATCTTCCGGGGCTACCCCCGTCTTCGACAACATGTGGAACCAGGGGCTGGTTTCCCAGGACCTCTTCTCCGTCTACCTAAGCAGGTAAGTTGggcggggccggggtggggggggttggtcACAGCCACGTGGCCCAGCCCGGCTGtccagggctgggtggggtgggcggggtCTCAGCCCGCAAGGGATTTGAAAGGTCAAGGTCCGAGTCTCAAGAGGTAAATCTTGGAGACGAAGGTGTCAAATCCCTCCCTGACCAACCTCCTTCCTTCATCTTGTTTTACCAGCGTGACTTTTGTTGCCTTGACTTACACGATCAAATGTCGTTAGCCATTTGCTCCCAGCACCAGTCCCCTCGCGGCTGGCCCCCAGGAGTGGATTAAGTGAATCCACTTAAAATGGGGGCCAAAATTCCAGagcaaaaaatgagaataggaCTTAATGTTTTGAACAAGGGAATTTTAACTGACGAAAGCAAGTTTCTTCTGTTAGTCAACAAAATCCACGTTCCGGTTATGACTATGAATTAATTGGAAGAATGAGTAAAGAATAAGCCAAGGGCTGGTTTCGCTGAGCAAAGGTTTATGCAAGATTATCAGAGGGTGTCATCAGTTTCCTCGAGACACTCAGCCCTCCTCCGACACATCCTGCTCTCTCCAAGCGCTTTGCTGCGCTCGATGTTCTCCCGGAGTGGCTAACTGTTCTGCCGTCACCTCATTGGGTCGCACTGTACAGGTGGATGTTTGCCGGGAGGTGGGGCGGGGTTAGCCGAGTGGGGCCCGTTGTATCCGTGGCCAGTTCTTCCCTGGTTAATTTCCTATCTTCACCCACCTTTACTTCCCTGCCTGACCTGAAACTGCAGAGATTTAGAAAGCAAATGTCCCAGGAACCAGGACTCCTGGAATTTACAACAGGAGCAGCCATTCCTCCGTGTCTGCCCTTGGCCACTTAATATTCCAGTCGGCTCATACACAGAACCTGTCTTTATGGCTACTTCGGTATTTATCTTATTTCTCCGACCGATCGGGGCCTTCTCCATCACAATCACTCTGGACATTTGAGACCAGAGAATTCTTTACAGCTGGGGCGCTGTCCTGTGCATCATGGGATGGTTAGCAGCTTCCCTGGCCTGTCTATTAGCTTTCAGTAGCACCCCCTTACCCCTTCCGAATCACGACAATCAAAAAACATCCCAGGTGCTGGCAAATTGGAAACCACCCCTGGCTGAGAGCCAGGGAACTACATGATCCGGTCCTGACAAGCAGCCACTGTCACGTATTTGCTTCTCTTGAGGTCCCTGCAGCAAGGAGAGCGAACATGGGGTAGAAACCACACGCCTTGGAACCAGAAGGACCTAGGCACTCGGTGGCTCCGTGgccgtgtgaccttgggggaGTTGCCTCATGTCTTCGAGCCTCACCGTaaagtggaaatgaaaatttccacTGTGTCTGTCATACACTTGGCACAGCTCCTGGCGCTGGCAAGAGCCCCATCAAGAATAGCTCTTGGGATGCTCAGAGTAGATATTcgggtaaatgaatgaatgaatgagtttctgTCTCTCACCCCCACTTTCCATAGCAATGACCAGAGTGGCAGCGTGGTGATGTTTGGTGGCATTGATTCTTCTTACTTCACTGGAAACCTGAACTGGGTGCCCGTTTCTGTCGAGGGTTACTGGCAGATCTCCGTGGACAGGTGAGAGCTCTGTGGATGGCCTACACCCTGCCGTGGGCCCTGGGTCTCCTTTCCATAAGGACCTGTAGTTAACTAAGCTTTCTAGAATCCCCCTCGAACAGCCAGCACAGGGAAATGTACCCCAGGGGAGAACGTATTGGCCAAGCCAGAGAGACCCCAAGAAAGGTATCTCACTGGAACAGGAAAGCCACTTTCCTTCTGGTCAAACAGGCAGGACAATCCCCCAGCATACGCATCCACACACCCCAGCACCCGGGGCATGGAACTATCCCATGTCCCTCCCACCCTAGGGTGAAGGGGCTGACTGGTTTCAAGGCATTCCTTTCCACTCTCCCCTTGGgaacctgcccctcccccaagcagcCTCGTTCCCCAGCTGTCTGTCACCCAGCTGGCCTGCTAGGGTGACCAGCCAGCCGCCCAGGTTGGCCCAGGAATGAGCTGTTTCCGGGGACACCAGACTCGAGGTACAAAAACCAGGATGGACTCGAACAAACTGGCACATACTGGTCACCTTGTGTCTGCCCCAGCCCATCACGTCTtctgcctcctgctgctgctcagTATCTCCATCAGTCCCTGCCTGTGCTGtcctcctccagctctgctccttcttggaagccttctctgacaccACCACCCTGTCCCCTGGCCGTGtgtcctgctcctcctgctctaGCACCATCATAACCCATCTTCCCAGACCATGCACTCGCCGCAGCCTGGAACCATGCGGCTGTCCGGTTGTGCATCTCCcgtgcctagcacagagcaggCGTTCCGTCGATATTTGTGGAGTAACTGAATGTGTGAAAGCATGAGAGTAGCTGGAATTTTATGTATCAGCCCATGGATGGAAGAGGGCCCCTCTGGGGCTACCTGATTCCTCCTGGGGGAGATACATGCCCCGGGGGCTCAGGAGATGCTTACTTGTGTCTCATCCTCAGTATCACCATGAACGGACAGGCCATCGCTTGCAGTCAGGGCTGCCAGGCCATTGTTGACACAGGCACCTCTCTGCTGACTGGCCCAAGCAATGCCATTGCCAACATCCAGAGTACCATCGGAGCCAGCCAGGACTCATATGGCCAGGTGAATCCAGCTGCCCTGTTCTAGACCCGAGCGGTGGGT
This DNA window, taken from Lutra lutra chromosome 10, mLutLut1.2, whole genome shotgun sequence, encodes the following:
- the LOC125078929 gene encoding pepsin A, producing the protein MKWLLLITLVALSECTIIKVPLVKKKSLRKTLLDHGLLGDFLKNHSPNPASKYFPPEDPVMATQPLENFMDMEYFGTIGIGTPPQEFTVIFDTGSSNLWVPSVYCSSPACSNHKRFNPQKSSTYEGTSQTVSIAYGTGSMTGILGYDTVQVGGISDTNQIFGLSETEPGSFLYYAPFDGILGLAYPQISSSGATPVFDNMWNQGLVSQDLFSVYLSSNDQSGSVVMFGGIDSSYFTGNLNWVPVSVEGYWQISVDSITMNGQAIACSQGCQAIVDTGTSLLTGPSNAIANIQSTIGASQDSYGQMVISCSAINNLPDIVFTINGIQYPLPPSAYILQNQQGCVSGFQGMNLPTASGELWILGDVFIRQYFAVFDRANNQVGLAPVA